The Hyphomonas sediminis genome contains the following window.
CTTCTTCACAAACTCCGACTTCAGCCCCATCGCGCCGATGCCGTCGATCTTGCAGTCGATGTCGTGGTCGCCGTCCACAAGGCGGATGTTCTTCACCTTCGTGCCGCGCTTCACCACCAGCGACGAGCCCTTCACTTTCAGGTCCTTGATCACGGTCACCGTGTCGCCATCGGCCAGCACATTGCCGACCGAGTCCTTGACCACCTTTGCGCCT
Protein-coding sequences here:
- a CDS encoding zinc ribbon domain-containing protein YjdM; the encoded protein is MSDLPPCPKCGSAYTYEDGPLLICPECAHEWAPGEAAADEGAKVVKDSVGNVLADGDTVTVIKDLKVKGSSLVVKRGTKVKNIRLVDGDHDIDCKIDGIGAMGLKSEFVKKG